Genomic DNA from Methanofollis sp. W23:
CGACCTCGGGGTCGAAGCCCCGCAGGCGGTGCCAGAACCCGGGGGTATGGACGTCCTGCCCGTCGAGAGGGAGCACCTCGTGGGAGGGGGCCAGGTGGTGGGAGAGTCTTCCCGTGACATTCCGGTAGCCTTCGTCAGGATCGCCTGACAGTGCACCGATCAGACATATCTTCATGCGATCTCCTGATACAGGGCTTCGGTCTGTTCTGCGACCTTTGCCCACGACCTCCCTTCCACCCCCGCCCGTGCCTGGCGCCCCATCGCCTCTCTCTCCTCATGGTTTGTGAGCACCCTGATCACCTGCGCCGCCAGGTCCTTTGCGTCCCCGGTCTTCGAGACAAGGCCGTTTTTTCCGTCCTGGACCAGGGCCCTGAAGACCGGGATGCTGCTCACGACCGCCGGCACCCCTGCGGCGGCGGCCTCGAGGACGGTAAGCGGGTATGCCTCTGCGTACGAGGGGAGGACAAAGACGTCGGCGGCATGGTACAGGGCCGGTTTCTCGTCTTCCCTGACCACGCCGGTGAAGATGACCGAGTCTGCAATCCCCAGTGTCTCTGCGGTGTCCCTGAGTCTCTCCCCGAACGGTGTTGTCATGCCGGCGATCACCAGCCTGGCGTCTGGCACCGACCTGAGCACCGCCGGCATCGCCGAGAGCAGGACTGCCAGACCTTTCCGCGGCACGAGGTTTCCGAAGAAGAGGACGAGAGGGTCATTTTCAGGGAGGCCAAGTGCGGTTCTGCAGGCCACCTGTGGCGACCTGGTCTGGAACTCGGCAGGATTGATCCCATTCGGGATCACCCTGACCTTCTCCAGGTGCGGCCCCAGGTAGGGCGAAGACGCGATCATCTCGTCTGAAAGGGCGATGATGCGGGCACTGTGTGTGAAGGCGGGTTGCAGGTAGAGTTTTGTGTAGCCTGAGAGCAGTGCACGCCGCGCCAACCCCCCCGCCCCCCGGTCGGGGTCAAGATGGTGGGTGACGACCAGGGGTGTCCTGGTCTGTCGCGCCGAGCGGAGAGCGGCAATGGTGGCAGGCGGTGACCCGGCATGGAGGTGAATGACGTCGGCGTCCCTGTCAGGGGGGTGGAAGAGATAGTCCAGGGAGATGTCGGTTTCGGCGAGTTTGAAATTTTTGCCATGCCTGAGGACGGCAATATTCCGGTACCGGTCATGGAGGTCGTCCTGGTCTGCGGAGGTGGTGGAGATCACGACGTCATGCCCTTTCCGGTCCATCTCCAGGGCCAGGTGATAGACCACTTCGCCGACGCCGCTTCTCACATAGTCTCCTCCGGGCGGGATCTCGTCGTTGAAAGGGCGTTTATAGGGAAAGTCTGTCGTATACATGATGATTTTCATTTCCCGTTCACGACCTTCTGGTAGATCGACTCGTAGTTCTTCGACACTGTCTCCCAGGTGTATTTTGTCCTGACCAGGTTCTGGCCTATCCTGGAAAGCCGCTGGCTGAGGGCGTGGTCTCCAGAAACGGTCAGGATCGCTTCTGCAAGGGCCTGTTCGTCTCGCGGCGGGACCAGGGAGGCGCAGCACGAGAAGTGGTCGCGGACCCCGGGGATGTCGGTGGTGATGACCGGCAGCCCGAAATACATCGCCTCAAGGACGACCGTCGGGCAGACTTCTGAAAGCGAGGGGAGTACGAAGAGATCGGCATGACGATACAGGTATACGAGTTCGGCCTGGGTCACCGCCCCCATGAGAAAAACAGAATCTGATACGCCGAGTTCTCTGATCAATTCGGTGAAATAGTCCTGGTCCTCTCCCTCGCCGACCAGGATGCATCTCAGGTCTGTGGTGGGGTCGGTCTTTTTGATGGTGGCCATGGCACGGATCAGCCATTCCAGCCCCTTTCGCCGGATAAGTCTCCCGACATAGAGAAGGATGAACCCGCTGGACGGCATGCCTGCCGGCGGTTCTTCTGGGACCGCATCAAGTTGTCTGGGGTCGACGGCGTTATGCACGACAAACATCTTGTCCATGGCATGGGGATGGATCGAGAGCACGTAGGCGCGGTCGTCGACAGAGTTTACCACGATCCCGTCGGCACGGGCGAAGATGCTCCATCCGATAGTGAGGCTGTAGAGTCGTTCCAGGCGGTCCCTGATGTGGTCTCCAAAGATCAACCGTCCATGGCAGGTCAGGAGCACCGGGAGGTCGTTGAACATCCGGCCAAGTGAGGTGGCGATTGCGGCGGTGCTATGTTCGTTGTGGGTGTGGACCAGGTCATAGTCTTTGTATTCCCTGGTAAGATGGAAAAAACCGGGCGTAAGTGGGTTGCGTAACGGCCGGGCCAGACACCGGTGTCTGAAGATCTGGACGCCGTCGATCTCGTCCATGCCGCGGACTGCAGGGTAGTCTGAGGTGATCACGTCGACTTCATGGCCTCTCTGGATGAGAGATTTGCTCAGGTTGTGGACATATGACTCCTGCCCTCCATGGTAGGGCAGGTAGTATGGGACACATTGCAGGATCTTCATGGATCATTACCTCTGCCCCGAAAGGTGGGTTTTCCCTTAAAGCGCAGAGATTCCAGAACCCTGAGAGGTGAAATCAGGTCTTCTTCTCCGGGGTTTCCGCCAGGGCGGGCGATCGCGCATGATGGGGATCAGGGTCTGGTCTCTCCAAGGGGCCACGTCTTGCGGGATTTTTTTCTCTGACAAAGCATTCCGGTCTGGAGCGGGCCATATCTCTGGAATGTCACGGTGTGGATCAGGTATGGCGCCGCGATGCAGTGGTGCATCCAGGCCGTCCCCCCCGTATGGGATTGTCGAAGAAATGATCATTCCGGTATATTTATTTTTCCCACAATATATTGCGATGAATATGCCGGGGCGTGCGGCCCGGGGCATTGTAGCGGGTCTGTCCCCCTGAACACGGCAGAGTCCCTGAAAAATTGGTCTAGAGGAATTCCTCTTCTGGAGGGGTGTCTGAACTGGCCCTCTCCCCACCGCGTCGGGATGGTGCGCCGAGGACTGGGATCTGCTCTTCAGGTGTTTCTGCGACCAGGGGGTTCAAAGTCTATCTGGGAGTTATCCCAGAACGCTCACGCCCTCGTCCTCACTGATGAAGAGACCCCTGCATCTGTCGCCTCCCCCGCGACCCTTCATCGGCGGAGGGTCTGGGGGGCGGCACGCTCCCCTGGCGGAGGAGAGGGTTTCGAATTTCTGGAAGAAAGCACTCGGGTTCGAGGAGGTGGTCACCCCGAGAATGTTCCTGGATATGCTCCTGATGAAAATTGCTCTGAAGCGTGTGTCCGCGTTATGGGCGGCAGATCTTCAGGGCCAGAATAAAAAAAGAGTTTTGAGGTCAGGACCTGCCTGACGCCCATTCGACGGCTTCGTCGAAGAGTTTCCATCCGTCTGTGGTCATGGAGTCTGCGACGAGGTCTGAGAGGAAGAACCCGACGCGGCGTGCCGGGGCGGTCATGCCGACCATCTCGTCGCCTTTGTCGTAGCCGAAGATGACCGCCTTGTCTGGCTGGCCGGCGACGGTGGCGACCTTCACGGCGTCTGAGGACGGGAGACCGTACATCTCCCAGCCTGCAGTGCCGGTGACCGTGACGGTACCGCTCAGTCCGCCGGCGAGTGCATGACCTGCATCGGCGATCAAGACCTGCGTCTGGTCTGCCTCTGCATAGTAGTCGGTGCCGCGAGAGCCCCCTGTCATCTTGAGGTCGTCATAGACCCAGGCCTCGCAGCTGACGACCGGGACAGCCACGTCGCGGAAGGTCGCGCCAAGGTTCGAGGTGCTGGAGGAGATGATCACGAGGTCCTTGCCGTCTGCGTCGGCGGCGGAGACCGCATCGTCATCCATGGCCATGACCATGTAGCCCTGCTCCTCGAGGTGGGCCTTCACCGCGGCGTCCCCGGCATTCAGGGAGGCGCTGTGCGTCACGAAGAGGACCGTGCCGTCACCCGGCGTTGTGGGTGGAGGCGTCGGTACGCCTGGCTCCTCAGTGGCCCATTCGACGGCTTCGTCGAAGAGTTTCCATCCGTCTGTGGTCATGGAGTCTGCGACGAGGTCTGAGAGGAAGAACCCGACGCGGCGTGCCGGGGCGGTCATGCCGACCATCTCGTCGCCCTCTTCGTAGCCGAAGATGACCGCCTTGTCTGGCTGGCCGGCGATGGTGGCGACCTTCACGGCGTCTGAGGACGGGAGACCGTACATCTCCCAGCCTGCAGTGCCGGTGACCGTGACGGTGCCGCTCAGTCCGCCGGCAAGTGCATGACCTGCATCGGCGATCGAGACCTGCGTCTGGTCTGCCTCTGCATAGTAGTCGGTGCCGCGAGAGCCTCCTGTCATCTTGAGGTCGTCAAAGACCCAGGCCTCGCAGCTGACGACCGGGACAGCCACGTCGCGGAAGGTCGCGCCAAGGTTCGAGGTGCTGGAGGAGATGATCACGAGGTCCTTGCCGTCTGCGTCGGCGGCGGAGACCGCATCGTCATCCATGGCCATGACCATGTAGCCCTGCTCCTCGAGGTGGGCCTTCACCGCAGCGTCCCCGGCATTCAGGGAGGTGCTGTGCGTCACGAAGAGGACCGTGCCCTCCTCATCTGGTGTCGGTGTCGGCGTTGGCGTTGGCGTTGGCGTTGGTGTGGGTGTCGGTGTTGGTGTGGGCGTTGGCGTTGGGGTCGGCGTGGGCGTCGTACCCGCGTCAAGCGACCAGGTGAGTGCCGCATCAAAGAGTTTCCACCCTTCGGGTGTCATGGAGGCGGCGGTGTTGTCGGAGAGGAAGAGCCCGACGCGGCGTGCCGGGGCGGTCATGCCGGCCATCTCGTCGCCCTCTTCGTAGCCGAAGATGACTGCCTTGTCTGGCTGGCCGGCGATGGTGGCGACCTTCACGGCATCTGTCGTGGGGGCCCCGAACATCTCATAGCCTGCAGTGGTTGCCACGGCCACGGTGCCGCTCAGCCCGGCCGCCATCTCGTGTCCGCTGTCGACCACCTCGACCTGCGTCTGGGCGGCGACGGCCCCATAGTCCTTGTTGATCGACGTGCCGGTCAACTTCAT
This window encodes:
- a CDS encoding glycosyltransferase family 4 protein, with translation MYTTDFPYKRPFNDEIPPGGDYVRSGVGEVVYHLALEMDRKGHDVVISTTSADQDDLHDRYRNIAVLRHGKNFKLAETDISLDYLFHPPDRDADVIHLHAGSPPATIAALRSARQTRTPLVVTHHLDPDRGAGGLARRALLSGYTKLYLQPAFTHSARIIALSDEMIASSPYLGPHLEKVRVIPNGINPAEFQTRSPQVACRTALGLPENDPLVLFFGNLVPRKGLAVLLSAMPAVLRSVPDARLVIAGMTTPFGERLRDTAETLGIADSVIFTGVVREDEKPALYHAADVFVLPSYAEAYPLTVLEAAAAGVPAVVSSIPVFRALVQDGKNGLVSKTGDAKDLAAQVIRVLTNHEEREAMGRQARAGVEGRSWAKVAEQTEALYQEIA
- a CDS encoding glycosyltransferase family 4 protein, with product MKILQCVPYYLPYHGGQESYVHNLSKSLIQRGHEVDVITSDYPAVRGMDEIDGVQIFRHRCLARPLRNPLTPGFFHLTREYKDYDLVHTHNEHSTAAIATSLGRMFNDLPVLLTCHGRLIFGDHIRDRLERLYSLTIGWSIFARADGIVVNSVDDRAYVLSIHPHAMDKMFVVHNAVDPRQLDAVPEEPPAGMPSSGFILLYVGRLIRRKGLEWLIRAMATIKKTDPTTDLRCILVGEGEDQDYFTELIRELGVSDSVFLMGAVTQAELVYLYRHADLFVLPSLSEVCPTVVLEAMYFGLPVITTDIPGVRDHFSCCASLVPPRDEQALAEAILTVSGDHALSQRLSRIGQNLVRTKYTWETVSKNYESIYQKVVNGK
- a CDS encoding glycosyl hydrolase family 28-related protein — translated: MDDFSLVVAPNDSSGLVKSQADYVCTGNDDQNVINAAIAALPSTGGSVLLKEGTYHLTGNIKPRSYMTLKGEGDENTVLHFISSGSVGLTTGHDVTLSDFRITGTGRVYISTSHNIVKNVTVYDVDNSYMAAFMVYAYNEVLEDIQFINCNAIDVDRWGFVHNGGGSPMAVKDITYENCQAINCGKYDQYYGTSHQYSEAWDVGFDVAEYLDYAQNIVYIGCIAEGCWESGFHAEPPPALSSIKMINCISRDNGQKEKSGAPSPDFGAGYLVNENTYLENCVSERNIVGYQCDFSDGATLTGCTDTGSLKGVRVLAIGEAGLTLEDCTITDSPDPVYIWTGTTHNVAIRGMTIDTSTPRSTAGVTVYSLAKNPSEITIADSTISGYAIGVNNLASSKGLVSVYNVAVNDARTPFVGCDVENTGPTPTPTPTPIPTPDPTPTPIPTPDPTPTPTPVPGKNVLLVAGTAGLNSGDQAIKAHLEDLGYAVTVVDDGASSTSDAEGKDVVLISSSCGYGVYDTFRDVTVPALVWEAWVFDDMKLTGTSINKDYGAVAAQTQVEVVDSGHEMAAGLSGTVAVATTAGYEMFGAPTTDAVKVATIAGQPDKAVIFGYEEGDEMAGMTAPARRVGLFLSDNTAASMTPEGWKLFDAALTWSLDAGTTPTPTPTPTPTPTPTPTPTPTPTPTPTPTPDEEGTVLFVTHSTSLNAGDAAVKAHLEEQGYMVMAMDDDAVSAADADGKDLVIISSSTSNLGATFRDVAVPVVSCEAWVFDDLKMTGGSRGTDYYAEADQTQVSIADAGHALAGGLSGTVTVTGTAGWEMYGLPSSDAVKVATIAGQPDKAVIFGYEEGDEMVGMTAPARRVGFFLSDLVADSMTTDGWKLFDEAVEWATEEPGVPTPPPTTPGDGTVLFVTHSASLNAGDAAVKAHLEEQGYMVMAMDDDAVSAADADGKDLVIISSSTSNLGATFRDVAVPVVSCEAWVYDDLKMTGGSRGTDYYAEADQTQVLIADAGHALAGGLSGTVTVTGTAGWEMYGLPSSDAVKVATVAGQPDKAVIFGYDKGDEMVGMTAPARRVGFFLSDLVADSMTTDGWKLFDEAVEWASGRS